One region of Sardina pilchardus chromosome 18, fSarPil1.1, whole genome shotgun sequence genomic DNA includes:
- the gpr137ba gene encoding G protein-coupled receptor 137Ba: MEAPVRETGAAVVAAPAVPAAVAATNESMPPPTLSPAVPPYVKLGLTVAYTIFYSLLFVFVYAQLWLVLRYRHKRLSYQTVFLFLCLLWAALRALLFSFYFKDCVTANALGPFTFWLLYCCPVCLQFFTLSLMNLYFAQVVFKAKSKYSPELLKYRLPLYLVFLSISLLFLVVNLTCALLVKMTNTETKTIVLVRVAINDTLFVLCAISLSLCLYKIAKMSLANIYLESKGTSVCQVTIIGATVILLYASRACYNLVVLALANIKSINSFDYDWYNVSDQADLHSTLGDAGYIVFGVILFVWELLPTTLVVFFFRVRRPALDRSAAIIPGHVFSSRAYFFDNPRRYDSDDDLAWSIIPQNIQASFAADNYDWGSQTSGFAAYIGDEDSQMAPPPEELNPY; encoded by the exons ATGGAGGCTCCCGTGCGGGAGACGGGGGCGGCAGTAGTGGCAGCACCCGCAGTcccggcggcggtggcggcgacCAACGAGTCCATGCCTCCCCCCACCCTGAGCCCGGCCGTGCCGCCCTACGTGAAGCTGGGCCTGACCGTGGCCTACACCATCTTCTACTCGCTGCTCTTCGTCTTCGTGTACGCGCAGCTGTGGCTGGTGCTGCGCTACCGACACAAGCGGCTGAGCTACCAGACGGTGTTCCTGTTCCTGTGCCTGCTCTGGGCGGCCCTGCGCGCCCTGCTCTTCTCCTTCTACTTCAAGGACTGCGTGACGGCCAACGCGCTCGGGCCCTTCACCTTCTGGCTGCTCTACTGCTGCCCCGTCTGCCTGCAGTTCTTCACGCTCAGCCTCATGAACCTGTACTTCGCCCAG GTTGTTTTCAAAGCCAAGTCCAAGTACTCACCAGAACTTCTGAAATACAG GCTACCTCTGTACCTGGTGTTTCTGTCCATCAGCTTACTGTTCCTGGTGGTGAATCTGACCTGCGCTCTCCTGGTTAAGATGACCAACACAGAGACCAAGACCATTGTCCTGGTGCGAGTGGCCATCAATGACACACTCTTTGTTCTCTGTGCCATCTcgctctctttgtgtctctacAAGATCGCAAAGATGTCCCTCGCAAACATCTATCTGGAGTCGAAG GGAACGTCTGTGTGCCAAGTGACTATAATTGGAGCAACAGTCATTTTGCTTTATGCATCACGTGCTTGTTACAACCTGGTGGTCCTTGCTCTCGCCAACATCAAAAGCATAAACTCTTTTGATTATGACTGGTACAATGTGTCAGACCAG GCGGATTTACACTCCACCTTAGGGGATGCGGGATATATTGTGTTCGGCGTGATCTTGTTTGTGTGGGAACTGCTGCCTACAACTCTGGTGGTTTTTTTCTTCAGGGTTCGGAGGCCAGCTCTGGACAGA AGTGCTGCCATCATCCCTGGTCATGTCTTTTCATCAAGGGCTTATTTCTTTGACAACCCCAGACGTTACGACAGTGACGATGACCTGGCATGGAGCATTATCCCACAAAATATTCAAGCAAG CTTCGCGGCAGACAACTATGACTGGGGCAGCCAGACAAGTGGCTTTGCTGCCTATATAGGTGACGAGGATTCCCAAATGGCTCCACCTCCCGAGGAGCTGAACCCTTACTAA
- the fkbp6 gene encoding inactive peptidyl-prolyl cis-trans isomerase FKBP6 — translation MQRPFERLAAQMQDLLGDGGILKKVIQPGEGPLIPRDASVSVNLSGYLEYCDDPFETTNKLKHPRMMKLGRDVTLWGLEVGLLTMKKGELAHYLFKPKYAYGDMGCPPLIPSSATVFYEVHVIDFLDSAKVDEFFAMSPEEQNDVPLAALLDVVNTQRFFGNRCFRQSRYEDAKDRYKQGVTLLENREVLREEEKRSVEAALVGILLNLSLTYFRLERPTTSLKYGQRVLEMDPNNTKALYRCGQAYLELEDHEKAADFLTKAQIKMPFNKDINNLLLKLQESYSKCLEKEKEMCSKMFANLKMSRH, via the exons ATGCAG AGGCCATTCGAACGTCTTGCGGCCCAGATGCAAGATCTTTTGGGAGATGGAGGAATTTTGAAAAAGGTTATTCAGCCTGGAGAAGGACCTCTTATCCCAAGGGATGCGTCAGTATCAG TAAATCTTTCGGGATATCTTGAATACTGTGATGACCCGTTCGAGACCACCAACAAATTGAAACATCCTAGAATGATGAAGctaggaagag ATGTGACACTGTGGGGACTGGAAGTAGGCCTCCTGACCATGAAGAAGGGCGAGTTGGCCCACTATCTCTTCAAGCCCAAATATGCATATGGGGACATGGGCTGTCCTCCTCTGATACCATCATCTGCCACCGTGTTTTATGAAGTTCACGTGATTGACTTCTTGGACTCAGCCAAGGTTGACGAATTCTTTGCAATGTCACCG GAGGAGCAGAATGATGTCCCTTTGGCCGCACTCCTTGACGTCGTCAATACACAGCGCTTTTTCGGCAATCGCTGCTTCAGGCAGAGTCGCTATGAGGATGCCAAAGACCGCTACAAACAG GGCGTGACGCTCCTTGAGAACCGCGAGgtgctgagagaggaggagaagcgcAGCGTTGAGGCAGCACTGGTGGGCATTCTGCTCAATCTTTCGCTGACCTACTTTCGACTGGAAAGGCCGACCACATCCTTGAAGTATGGGCAGAGGGTCTTGGAAATGGATCCCAACAATACCAAAGCACTCTACCGCTGTGGCCAG GCTTACCTTGAACTTGAGGATCATGAAAAGGCTGCGGATTTCCTCACAAAGGCACAGATAAAAATGCCATTCAACAAGGACATCAACAACCTACTGCTGAAACTACAAGA GTCCTACAGTAAATGcttggagaaagagaaagaaatgtgctccaagATGTTTGCAAACCTGAAAATGTCAAGACACTGA